TTCGGTCAACTCGACGCTGGAGATCGTCTTGCTGTGCAGGGCCTGCGACAGCTGGGCCAGAGTTTTCTCATGCATGGGAAATTCTTCTCGTGTCTTGGCGAGTCCAGCGCTGATAAGCAGCGTTGGTCAATAACGTTTGTTCGATACTGGCTATTCAATACCGGTTATTCGATAACGGCTATTCAATAACCCGGGGCACCAGATACAAACCGTCCTCGGTCGCCGGGGCGATGGCCTGATAAGCATCGCGCTGATTGCTTTCAGTTGCAGCATCAGTGCGTAACCGCTGAGTGGTCTCCAGCGGGTGAGCTAACGGGGCGATACCCTGAGTATCCACAGCCTGCATTTTATCGATCAGCTCGAGAATGCCGGACAGCTTCGCCGTGGTGGCGGGAATATCCTCTTCATTCAGAGCGATTCTGGCCAGATGGGCGATCTTTTCCACCTCTGTGCGGTCTAATGCCATGTGCTGTTCTCCGTGAAGCAGGGGCGATGCGGCTGAATGTACCCGATGTATCTGAGATATGGTGATTTTGTCGCGGAAATCAAGACAAAGGCGCGAATTTACCACAGACGCGCCTTGCCCAAAAACCCCGCCGTTGTTAGAGTTGCGACACTTCCGGAAGTACCGATCAGTTACCTGCGCATTCGAGTTGGCCCGCCGGCATATCGCCTCAGA
This genomic stretch from Halopseudomonas pelagia harbors:
- the gatC gene encoding Asp-tRNA(Asn)/Glu-tRNA(Gln) amidotransferase subunit GatC, with the translated sequence MALDRTEVEKIAHLARIALNEEDIPATTAKLSGILELIDKMQAVDTQGIAPLAHPLETTQRLRTDAATESNQRDAYQAIAPATEDGLYLVPRVIE